One Citrobacter amalonaticus genomic window carries:
- the gabP gene encoding GABA permease has product MGQLSQSHDLGGGLKSRHVTMLSIAGVIGASLFVGSSVAIAQAGPAVLLAYLFAGLLVVMIMRMLAEMAVATPDTGSFSTYADKAIGRWAGYTIGWLYWWFWVLVIPLEANIAAIILNSWVPGVPIWLFSLVITLALTGSNLLSVKNYGEFEFWLALCKVIAILAFIALGAAAISGFYPYAEVSGISRLWDHGGFMPNGFGAVLSAMLITMFSFMGAEIVTIAAAESDTPDKHIVRATNSVIWRISIFYLCSIFVVVALIPWNMPGLKEVGSYQSVLELLHIPHAKLIMDCVILLSVTSCLNSALYTASRMLYSLSRRGDAPAMMGKINRSKTPWVAVLLSTGAAFLTVVVNYYAPAKVFKFLIDSSGAIALLVYLVIAVSQLRMRKILLAEGGEIKLKMWLYPWLTWLVIGFIIFVLVVMLFRPAQQLEVISTGLLGLGIICTVPIMSRWKKLVLWQKTPLQNTR; this is encoded by the coding sequence TCCAGCGTGGCGATAGCCCAGGCCGGGCCTGCGGTCCTGTTGGCCTATCTGTTCGCCGGGTTACTGGTGGTGATGATCATGCGGATGCTGGCCGAAATGGCCGTCGCCACGCCGGACACCGGTTCCTTTTCCACCTACGCTGATAAAGCCATCGGGCGCTGGGCAGGCTACACCATCGGCTGGTTATACTGGTGGTTCTGGGTGCTGGTGATCCCGCTTGAAGCGAATATCGCCGCGATCATTCTCAATTCCTGGGTCCCCGGCGTCCCAATCTGGCTGTTCTCGCTGGTTATCACGCTGGCGTTAACCGGCAGTAATTTGCTGAGCGTCAAAAACTACGGTGAGTTTGAGTTCTGGCTGGCGCTGTGCAAAGTGATTGCCATCCTCGCCTTTATCGCCCTCGGCGCGGCGGCGATCAGCGGCTTTTACCCTTACGCTGAAGTCAGCGGTATTTCGCGCTTGTGGGATCATGGCGGCTTTATGCCGAACGGCTTTGGCGCGGTGCTGAGCGCCATGCTGATCACGATGTTCTCATTTATGGGCGCTGAGATTGTCACCATCGCCGCCGCCGAATCCGACACGCCGGATAAGCACATCGTCCGCGCGACTAACTCGGTCATCTGGCGTATTTCGATCTTCTATCTGTGTTCGATCTTTGTCGTCGTCGCCCTGATCCCGTGGAACATGCCGGGTCTGAAAGAGGTTGGCTCCTATCAGTCGGTGCTGGAACTGCTGCATATTCCGCACGCCAAACTGATTATGGACTGTGTGATCCTGCTGTCGGTAACCAGTTGCCTGAACTCTGCGCTGTATACCGCGTCGCGAATGCTCTACTCCCTGAGCCGCCGTGGCGACGCGCCGGCCATGATGGGCAAAATCAATCGCAGCAAAACCCCCTGGGTGGCGGTGCTGCTCTCAACCGGCGCAGCGTTTTTAACCGTAGTCGTGAACTATTATGCCCCGGCAAAAGTGTTTAAGTTCCTGATTGACAGCTCCGGCGCCATCGCCCTGCTGGTGTATCTGGTTATCGCCGTTTCTCAACTGCGGATGCGCAAAATCCTGCTGGCGGAAGGCGGCGAGATCAAACTGAAAATGTGGCTCTATCCATGGCTGACCTGGCTGGTGATTGGTTTTATCATCTTTGTGCTGGTTGTGATGCTCTTCCGCCCGGCGCAACAGCTGGAAGTGATTTCCACAGGGTTGCTGGGGCTGGGGATTATTTGCACCGTGCCGATTATGTCGCGCTGGAAAAAACTGGTATTGTGGCAAAAGACACCGCTGCAAAATACCCGTTAA
- the csiR gene encoding DNA-binding transcriptional regulator CsiR, with protein MTAISHPTAIDGYRWLKNDIIRGVYQPDEKLRMSLLTSRYSLGVGPLREALSHLVAERLVTVVNQKGYRVASMSEQELLDIFDARANMEAMLVSLAIERGGDEWEAEILARAHMLSKLEASDASEHLLDEWDLRHQAYHTAIVTGCGSQYLLQMRERLFDLAARYRFIWLRKTVLSVEMLEDKHVQHQTLTEAILARDATRASELMRQHLLTPIPIIQQAMNGKLLAQKS; from the coding sequence ATGACCGCCATTTCCCATCCGACGGCCATAGATGGATACCGCTGGCTGAAGAACGATATTATTCGCGGTGTTTATCAGCCTGATGAAAAACTGCGCATGAGTTTATTAACCTCACGCTATTCTCTTGGCGTTGGGCCGCTCAGGGAGGCGCTTTCTCATCTGGTGGCGGAACGGCTGGTCACGGTGGTGAATCAGAAAGGGTATCGGGTGGCGTCCATGTCAGAGCAGGAACTGCTCGATATTTTCGACGCCCGCGCCAATATGGAAGCCATGCTGGTAAGTCTGGCGATTGAACGCGGCGGTGACGAATGGGAAGCCGAGATCCTCGCCCGCGCCCACATGCTCAGCAAGCTTGAGGCCAGCGACGCCAGTGAACACCTGCTGGATGAGTGGGATTTACGCCATCAGGCATACCATACCGCTATTGTTACCGGATGCGGTTCGCAGTATCTGCTGCAAATGCGTGAACGGCTGTTTGATCTCGCCGCGCGCTATCGGTTTATCTGGCTGCGAAAAACGGTCTTGTCGGTTGAAATGCTGGAAGATAAACACGTTCAGCATCAGACGCTGACCGAAGCAATTCTGGCGCGCGATGCGACGCGCGCCAGTGAACTTATGCGCCAACATTTACTGACGCCGATTCCTATTATCCAGCAGGCCATGAACGGTAAACTGCTGGCGCAAAAATCCTGA
- the lysM gene encoding peptidoglycan-binding protein LysM produces MGLFNFVKDAGEKLWDAVTGNHDKDDLAKKVQDHLNKTGIPDADKVNVQIADGKATVTGDGLSQEAKEKILIAVGNISGIASVEDQVKTDAPAAESQFYTVKSGDTLSAISKQVYGNANLYNKIFEANKPMLKSPDKIYPGQVLRIPEE; encoded by the coding sequence ATGGGACTTTTCAACTTTGTAAAAGACGCCGGGGAAAAACTGTGGGATGCAGTCACCGGCAATCACGATAAAGACGATTTAGCAAAAAAGGTGCAGGACCACCTGAATAAAACCGGTATTCCGGATGCCGACAAGGTCAATGTACAAATTGCCGATGGCAAGGCGACGGTCACTGGCGACGGATTAAGCCAGGAAGCGAAAGAAAAAATCCTGATTGCGGTCGGGAATATTTCCGGGATTGCCAGCGTGGAGGATCAGGTTAAAACCGACGCGCCTGCCGCCGAGAGTCAGTTCTATACGGTGAAATCCGGCGATACCCTGAGCGCTATTTCGAAACAGGTTTACGGCAATGCCAACCTGTATAACAAAATCTTTGAGGCGAATAAGCCGATGCTTAAAAGCCCGGATAAAATATATCCCGGCCAGGTGCTGCGTATTCCGGAAGAATAA
- a CDS encoding YqaE/Pmp3 family membrane protein, with amino-acid sequence MGFWRIVFTIVLPPLGVLLGKGFGWAFILNIILTLLGYIPGLIHAFWVQTRSSTLS; translated from the coding sequence ATGGGTTTCTGGAGAATTGTATTTACGATCGTTCTGCCGCCGCTGGGTGTCCTGCTGGGGAAAGGGTTCGGCTGGGCCTTCATCCTTAATATTATTCTGACGCTATTGGGTTATATCCCGGGTCTGATTCACGCGTTCTGGGTGCAAACCCGTTCTTCAACGCTTTCTTAA
- a CDS encoding ArsR/SmtB family transcription factor: MSELEQLQASAEQAAALLKAMSNPKRLLILCMLCGSPGTSAGDLARATGLSPSATSQHLAKMREEGLIGSQRDAQRILYFIKNAAVNSLIATLKNVYCP; encoded by the coding sequence ATGAGCGAACTTGAACAACTCCAGGCCAGCGCAGAACAGGCGGCGGCCCTGCTGAAAGCGATGAGCAACCCTAAGCGACTGCTGATCCTGTGTATGCTTTGCGGCTCACCGGGCACCAGCGCGGGCGATCTGGCACGCGCCACCGGGTTAAGCCCGTCGGCCACCTCACAGCATCTGGCAAAAATGCGCGAAGAAGGACTGATTGGCAGCCAGCGCGATGCCCAGCGCATCCTCTATTTCATTAAAAATGCAGCGGTGAACTCACTCATTGCCACATTGAAAAACGTCTATTGTCCATAA
- a CDS encoding rhodanese family protein produces MTIGTISPRDAKARIEQGARLIDIRDADEYLREHIPQAHLAPLSALEHGGFPARLRGEQVIFHCQSGKRTQNNAATLQALAAPAEALLLEGGIDGWKAAGFPTAEDKSQPLPLMRQVQIAAGGLALLGVVLGYSVNSGFFLLSGFVGAGLLFAGLTGFCGMARLLDKMPWNRRPQ; encoded by the coding sequence ATGACCATCGGGACGATTTCCCCGCGCGACGCAAAGGCTCGTATTGAGCAAGGAGCCAGACTGATTGATATTCGCGATGCCGACGAATATCTGCGTGAACATATTCCGCAGGCCCATCTCGCACCGCTGAGCGCTCTCGAACACGGGGGCTTTCCAGCCAGGCTGCGAGGTGAGCAAGTTATATTCCATTGTCAGTCCGGGAAACGGACACAAAACAATGCGGCGACATTGCAGGCTCTTGCCGCACCGGCAGAAGCCTTGTTGCTGGAAGGGGGCATTGACGGCTGGAAAGCGGCGGGTTTCCCCACGGCGGAAGATAAATCACAGCCGCTTCCGCTGATGCGTCAGGTACAAATTGCCGCAGGCGGGCTGGCCTTACTGGGCGTTGTGTTGGGGTACAGCGTCAACAGTGGCTTTTTCTTGCTCAGCGGATTCGTGGGCGCGGGATTATTGTTTGCCGGACTGACTGGCTTTTGTGGCATGGCACGACTGCTCGACAAAATGCCGTGGAACCGTCGTCCTCAATAA
- the stpA gene encoding DNA-binding protein StpA — translation MNLMLQNLNNIRTLRAMAREFSIDVLEEMLEKFRVVTKERREEEEQLQRQRAEQQQKINTLLEMMKADGISPEELFGNDVATMRVGKKRQPRPAKYRYTDLNGESKTWTGQGRTPKPIAQALAAGKSLDDFLI, via the coding sequence ATGAATTTGATGTTACAGAACTTAAATAATATTCGTACATTACGCGCCATGGCTCGCGAGTTCTCCATTGACGTTCTTGAAGAAATGCTGGAGAAATTCAGGGTCGTCACTAAAGAAAGACGTGAAGAAGAAGAACAGTTACAGCGTCAGCGCGCTGAACAGCAGCAGAAAATTAATACCTTGCTGGAAATGATGAAGGCCGACGGAATTAGCCCGGAAGAGTTATTCGGGAATGACGTCGCGACCATGCGAGTGGGTAAAAAACGCCAGCCGCGTCCGGCGAAATATCGCTATACCGATCTTAACGGGGAAAGTAAAACCTGGACCGGTCAGGGGCGTACGCCAAAACCGATTGCCCAGGCACTGGCGGCAGGTAAATCGCTGGACGATTTTCTGATCTAA
- the alaE gene encoding L-alanine exporter AlaE has protein sequence MFSPQSRLRHAVADTFAMVVYCSVVNMLIEIFLSGMTFEQSLSSRLVAIPVNILIAWPYGMYRDLFMKASRKVGSAGWLKNLADVLAYVTFQSPVYVAILLTVGADWHQITAAVSSNIVISMLMGAVYGYFLDYCRRLFKVSRYQQVKA, from the coding sequence ATGTTCTCACCACAGTCACGCTTGCGTCATGCTGTAGCAGATACGTTCGCGATGGTTGTCTATTGTTCTGTCGTGAACATGTTGATCGAGATATTCCTCTCCGGAATGACCTTTGAGCAATCACTTTCTTCCAGACTGGTCGCTATTCCGGTCAACATTCTGATCGCCTGGCCCTACGGAATGTATCGTGATCTCTTTATGAAGGCGTCGCGTAAAGTGGGTTCTGCGGGTTGGCTGAAAAACCTGGCGGATGTGCTGGCTTATGTCACCTTCCAGTCCCCGGTTTATGTCGCTATTTTGCTAACGGTGGGCGCTGACTGGCATCAAATTACCGCCGCAGTCAGTTCTAATATCGTGATATCGATGTTGATGGGGGCGGTATATGGCTATTTCCTGGATTATTGCCGCCGCCTGTTTAAGGTGAGTCGCTACCAACAGGTTAAAGCCTGA
- a CDS encoding DUF2002 family protein produces the protein MYLRPDEVARVLEKVGFTVDVVTQKTYGYRRGENYVYVNREARMGRTALVIHPTLKERSSSLAEPASDIKTCDHYQHFPLYLAGDTHEHYGIPHGFSSRIALERYLNGLFGEAN, from the coding sequence ATGTATTTACGACCTGACGAGGTGGCGCGCGTACTTGAAAAAGTGGGGTTTACCGTCGATGTGGTGACACAGAAAACGTACGGTTATCGACGTGGCGAGAATTATGTCTATGTTAATCGCGAAGCGCGTATGGGACGCACCGCGCTGGTGATCCATCCGACATTAAAAGAGCGCAGTTCTTCGCTGGCTGAACCGGCGTCTGATATTAAAACCTGCGACCATTATCAGCATTTTCCGCTTTATTTAGCCGGGGACACCCACGAACACTACGGAATTCCTCACGGCTTTAGTTCGCGTATTGCGCTTGAGCGCTATTTGAATGGACTGTTTGGCGAGGCGAATTAA
- a CDS encoding DUF883 domain-containing protein, which yields MFNRPNRNDVDDGVQDIHNDVNQLADSLEAVLKSLGSDAKDEADTARRKAQALLKETRAKMHGRTRVQQAARDAVGCADTFVRDKPWCSIGTAAAVGIFVGALLSLRR from the coding sequence ATGTTTAACCGACCGAACCGAAACGACGTAGATGATGGCGTGCAGGATATTCATAATGACGTCAATCAATTAGCCGATAGTCTGGAAGCCGTACTGAAGTCATTGGGCAGCGATGCGAAGGATGAAGCGGATACAGCACGGCGTAAAGCGCAGGCGCTGCTGAAAGAGACGCGGGCGAAAATGCATGGCCGGACGCGCGTGCAGCAAGCCGCCCGTGACGCCGTAGGCTGCGCCGATACGTTTGTGCGTGATAAACCCTGGTGTAGCATCGGTACAGCGGCGGCGGTGGGGATCTTCGTCGGGGCGTTGCTGAGTCTTCGTCGCTAA
- a CDS encoding PLP-dependent aminotransferase family protein, producing MPRYQQIARQLKTAIERGELQPGARLPSSRTWSQELGISRSTVENAYAELVAQGWLERRGQAGTFVSAQLQPEQAFSEPVVFAGESTVPQPFQMGLPALDLFPRDIWARVMGRRLRTQTRFDLALGDVCGEAVLRQAIVDYLRVSRSIDCLPEQIFITSGYAASMTLILRALAAPGDGMWIEDPGFPLIRPVIEQENVALLPVPVDDDGLNVATGIRNYPDARFALLTPAHQSPLGVALSLSRRHQLLEWASHSQAWIIEDDYDSEFRYHGKPLPPLKSLDAPQRVIYAGTFSKSLFPALRCAWLVVPVNQVGRFRQQAVRMACSVPLLWQQTLADFIRDGHFWRHLKKMRQHYAQRRQWTERALGEQGFHVVPQEGGIQLVITVDGDDIAPVRKANEAGLAVQALSRWRLNTSGMGGILLSFTNIASPEIACQVATRLRQAIQSAL from the coding sequence ATGCCGCGCTATCAGCAAATTGCCCGCCAGTTAAAAACGGCCATTGAACGTGGGGAACTCCAGCCCGGCGCCAGACTGCCGTCCAGCCGTACCTGGTCGCAGGAGCTGGGTATTTCGCGCTCGACGGTGGAAAACGCCTATGCGGAGCTGGTGGCGCAGGGCTGGCTGGAGCGGCGGGGGCAAGCGGGAACGTTTGTCAGCGCACAGTTGCAGCCGGAACAGGCGTTCAGCGAACCGGTGGTCTTTGCCGGAGAAAGTACAGTCCCTCAGCCCTTTCAGATGGGGCTTCCCGCGTTAGATCTCTTTCCGCGAGACATCTGGGCGCGGGTGATGGGGCGACGATTGCGCACGCAGACGCGTTTTGATCTGGCTCTCGGCGACGTCTGCGGTGAAGCTGTGCTACGCCAGGCAATCGTGGATTATCTGCGCGTGTCGCGCAGTATTGACTGTCTGCCCGAGCAGATTTTTATCACCTCAGGCTATGCCGCGTCGATGACCCTCATCCTGCGCGCGCTGGCCGCGCCGGGCGATGGCATGTGGATTGAAGATCCTGGCTTTCCGTTGATCCGTCCGGTGATTGAACAGGAAAACGTCGCGCTGCTGCCGGTTCCGGTCGATGACGACGGACTGAATGTGGCGACCGGGATCCGCAACTATCCGGATGCGCGTTTTGCATTACTCACTCCGGCCCATCAAAGCCCACTCGGCGTCGCGCTGTCGTTATCGCGACGTCATCAACTGCTGGAGTGGGCATCGCATAGCCAGGCGTGGATTATTGAAGATGATTACGACAGCGAGTTTCGTTATCACGGCAAACCGCTGCCGCCGCTAAAAAGTCTGGATGCGCCACAGCGGGTGATTTACGCCGGTACGTTCAGCAAATCGCTGTTCCCCGCTTTACGCTGTGCATGGCTGGTGGTGCCAGTAAACCAGGTGGGCCGTTTCCGTCAGCAGGCGGTACGGATGGCCTGTAGCGTGCCGCTGCTCTGGCAGCAAACGCTGGCGGATTTTATCCGCGATGGGCATTTCTGGCGGCATCTGAAGAAAATGCGTCAGCACTATGCGCAACGAAGGCAATGGACGGAAAGGGCGCTCGGCGAACAGGGATTTCACGTTGTGCCGCAAGAGGGCGGAATACAGCTGGTGATTACTGTTGACGGTGACGATATCGCGCCGGTACGCAAAGCCAATGAGGCGGGCCTGGCCGTTCAGGCCCTAAGTCGCTGGCGGTTGAATACATCGGGGATGGGAGGGATATTGCTGTCGTTCACTAACATCGCTTCGCCTGAAATCGCGTGTCAGGTGGCAACGCGGTTGCGGCAGGCCATCCAGTCAGCGCTTTAG
- a CDS encoding carboxymuconolactone decarboxylase family protein — protein MTTLRQPYYELSPEAYNALVQAKTALENSALDTTLMELIYLRISQINGCAFCLEMHSKALRKSGVAQSKLDALAGWRVSHHFSEQEQAALAWAESVTDIARTHAEDDVYLPLLTHFSAREISDLTFAIGLMNCFNRLAVSMRM, from the coding sequence ATGACGACGTTACGCCAGCCCTACTATGAACTCAGCCCTGAAGCCTATAACGCCCTAGTACAGGCGAAAACGGCACTGGAAAACAGCGCGCTGGATACCACGCTGATGGAATTGATTTACCTGCGGATTTCGCAGATCAACGGCTGCGCGTTTTGTCTGGAAATGCACAGCAAGGCGCTGCGTAAATCGGGTGTCGCGCAAAGTAAACTGGACGCGCTGGCCGGCTGGCGAGTGAGCCATCATTTCAGCGAGCAGGAGCAAGCGGCGCTGGCATGGGCGGAATCGGTGACCGATATCGCCAGAACCCATGCTGAAGATGACGTTTATCTGCCGCTGCTAACGCATTTCAGCGCTCGCGAAATCAGCGACCTGACCTTTGCGATCGGTCTGATGAACTGTTTTAACCGCCTGGCCGTTAGCATGCGGATGTAA
- the nrdH gene encoding glutaredoxin-like protein NrdH, with protein sequence MRITIYTRNDCVQCHATKRAMESRGFEFEMVNVDLVPDAADTLRAQGFRQLPVVIAGETSWSGFRPDMINRLHPESRVASA encoded by the coding sequence ATGCGCATTACTATTTACACTCGAAATGACTGTGTTCAGTGCCACGCCACTAAACGGGCGATGGAAAGCCGTGGATTTGAATTTGAGATGGTGAACGTCGACCTGGTACCCGACGCAGCCGATACCCTGCGTGCGCAAGGTTTTCGCCAGTTGCCGGTTGTCATTGCTGGCGAGACCAGTTGGTCAGGATTTCGTCCGGATATGATCAACCGTCTGCATCCTGAGTCCCGGGTAGCCAGCGCATGA
- the nrdI gene encoding class Ib ribonucleoside-diphosphate reductase assembly flavoprotein NrdI, which translates to MNPLVYFSSSSENTHRFMQRLGLPAIRIPLNERERIRVDDPYILVVPSYGGGGTAGAVPRQVIRFLNDAHNRALIRGVIASGNRNFGEAYGRAGEVIAQKCAVPWLYRFELMGTPADIDNVRKGVSEFWQRQPQNA; encoded by the coding sequence ATGAACCCGCTCGTCTACTTCTCCAGCAGCTCCGAAAATACGCACCGCTTTATGCAGCGTCTGGGGCTGCCCGCCATTCGCATTCCGCTGAATGAACGCGAACGGATCCGGGTAGACGACCCCTACATTCTGGTGGTGCCTTCCTACGGTGGCGGCGGCACGGCTGGCGCAGTGCCAAGACAGGTGATCCGCTTTTTAAATGATGCTCACAACCGGGCGTTAATTCGCGGTGTCATTGCCTCTGGCAATCGTAACTTCGGCGAGGCGTATGGTCGCGCAGGGGAAGTGATTGCCCAAAAATGCGCCGTGCCCTGGCTCTATCGTTTTGAACTGATGGGAACCCCCGCCGACATCGACAACGTTCGAAAAGGAGTAAGCGAATTTTGGCAACGACAACCGCAGAACGCGTAA
- the nrdE gene encoding class 1b ribonucleoside-diphosphate reductase subunit alpha: MATTTAERVTQESLDYHALNAMLNLYDKAGRIQFDKDRQAVDAFFAAHVRPHSVTFSSQEERLQTLVREGYYDESVLARYDRAFVVTLFARAHASGFRFQTFLGAWKFYTSYTLKTFDGKRYLEHFEDRVVMVALTLAQGDEALASQLTDEMLSGRFQPATPTFLNCGKQQRGELVSCFLLRIEDNMESIGRAVNSALQLSKRGGGVAFLLSNLREAGAPIKRIENQSSGVIPVMKMLEDAFSYANQLGARQGAGAVYLHAHHPDILRFLDTKRENADEKIRIKTLSLGVVIPDVTFRLAKENAQMALFSPYDVERLYGMPFGDIAISERYDELVADERVRKKYINARDFFQTLAEIQFESGYPYIMYEDTVNRANPIAGRINMSNLCSEILQVNSASTYDENLDYAQIGHDISCNLGSLNIAHTMDSPDIGRTVETAIRGLTAVSDMSHIRSVPSIAAGNAASHAIGLGQMNLHGYLAREGIAYGSPEGLDFTNLYFYTITWHALHTSMLLARERGQTFAGFAQSRYASGEFFTQYLEQNWAPKTEKVRALFARSGITLPTREMWLYLRDEVMRYGIYNQNLQAVPPTGSISYINHATSSIHPIVSKVEIRKEGKTGRVYYPAPFMTNENLDMYQDAYEIGAEKIIDTYAEATKHVDQGLSLTLFFPDTATTRDINKAQIYAWRKGIKSLYYIRLRQLALEGTEIEGCVSCAL; encoded by the coding sequence TTGGCAACGACAACCGCAGAACGCGTAACGCAGGAATCGCTGGATTACCATGCACTGAACGCCATGTTGAATCTGTACGATAAAGCAGGCCGTATTCAGTTCGATAAGGACCGGCAGGCGGTAGACGCCTTTTTTGCCGCCCATGTTCGCCCCCACTCTGTCACGTTTAGCAGTCAGGAGGAACGTCTGCAAACGCTGGTGCGCGAAGGGTATTACGACGAAAGCGTTCTGGCGCGCTACGATCGCGCTTTCGTGGTGACGCTATTTGCCCGCGCCCACGCCAGCGGTTTTCGTTTCCAGACCTTCCTCGGCGCCTGGAAGTTTTACACCAGCTACACGCTGAAAACCTTTGATGGCAAGCGCTACCTGGAACACTTTGAAGACCGGGTGGTGATGGTAGCGCTGACGCTCGCGCAGGGCGATGAGGCGCTGGCGTCACAACTCACCGATGAGATGCTCTCAGGGCGTTTCCAGCCCGCCACGCCCACCTTCTTAAACTGCGGTAAACAGCAGCGCGGCGAACTTGTCTCCTGCTTCCTGTTGCGGATTGAAGATAACATGGAGTCGATCGGACGGGCGGTGAACTCCGCGCTTCAGCTCTCCAAACGCGGCGGCGGCGTGGCGTTTTTACTCTCTAACCTGCGCGAAGCCGGCGCGCCAATCAAGCGCATCGAAAACCAGTCCTCCGGGGTGATCCCGGTGATGAAGATGCTGGAAGACGCCTTTTCCTATGCCAACCAGCTAGGCGCGCGTCAGGGGGCGGGGGCGGTCTATCTGCACGCGCATCATCCGGATATTCTGCGTTTTCTCGATACCAAACGCGAAAACGCCGACGAAAAGATCCGCATTAAAACACTCTCACTGGGGGTGGTGATTCCGGACGTCACTTTCCGCCTGGCCAAAGAGAATGCGCAGATGGCGCTGTTTTCACCGTATGACGTCGAGCGTCTTTACGGTATGCCCTTCGGCGATATCGCCATAAGCGAACGGTACGACGAACTGGTCGCCGACGAGCGCGTGCGCAAAAAGTACATTAACGCCCGCGACTTTTTCCAGACACTGGCAGAAATTCAGTTTGAATCCGGCTATCCCTACATTATGTATGAGGATACGGTGAATCGCGCCAACCCGATTGCGGGCCGTATTAATATGAGCAACCTGTGCTCGGAAATTTTGCAGGTCAATAGCGCCTCCACCTACGATGAGAATCTTGACTACGCGCAGATCGGGCATGACATCTCCTGCAATCTCGGCTCGCTGAATATTGCCCACACCATGGATTCTCCGGACATTGGCCGGACGGTGGAAACGGCGATTCGCGGGCTGACGGCGGTGTCGGATATGAGCCATATTCGCAGCGTTCCGTCGATTGCCGCCGGTAATGCCGCCTCCCACGCCATCGGGTTGGGACAGATGAACCTGCACGGCTATCTGGCGCGCGAAGGCATCGCTTACGGTTCGCCAGAAGGGCTGGATTTCACCAATCTCTACTTTTACACCATCACCTGGCATGCGCTGCATACGTCGATGCTGCTGGCGCGCGAGCGTGGGCAGACCTTTGCCGGATTTGCGCAGTCGCGCTATGCCAGCGGCGAGTTCTTCACGCAGTATCTGGAGCAGAACTGGGCGCCGAAAACCGAAAAAGTCCGTGCGCTGTTTGCCCGTAGCGGCATCACGCTGCCGACGCGTGAAATGTGGCTGTATCTGCGCGACGAGGTGATGCGCTATGGCATCTATAACCAGAATCTCCAGGCGGTGCCGCCGACCGGTTCGATCTCTTACATCAATCATGCAACGTCGAGCATTCACCCGATCGTTTCGAAAGTGGAGATCCGCAAAGAGGGCAAAACCGGGCGCGTCTACTATCCTGCCCCGTTCATGACCAATGAGAATCTGGATATGTATCAGGACGCCTATGAAATCGGCGCGGAGAAAATCATTGATACCTACGCCGAAGCCACTAAACACGTCGATCAGGGCCTGTCACTGACGCTGTTTTTCCCCGATACCGCCACCACCCGCGATATCAACAAAGCGCAGATCTACGCCTGGCGAAAAGGCATTAAATCGTTGTATTACATCCGGTTGCGCCAGCTGGCGCTGGAAGGTACTGAAATAGAAGGCTGCGTTTCGTGCGCACTGTAA